The following DNA comes from Candidatus Nitrospira nitrificans.
TACCCTTGCCGTGTATGTGATCGGTCACTTGTCCGGTGACCTCAAGGAATTCGCCAAGAAATTAGACGACGTGAGCCAGATGGTCGTCAATGCCATTTACTATACGCTTCCGAATCTCGAGCGATTCAACCTCAAAGGACATGTGATTCACCACCTCGACTTTGGCCTGACTGATATGGCCCTCACCTCGGCCTATGGGTTGATCTATGCGGCATTTCTTCTCCTCCTGGCGAGCGTGATTTTCCAGCGACGAGATTTTCAATAACAGAACGAGAGCCCTTCCTCAGCCAGCACAGGCATGGTGGCGCGAGGAAGGGCGAGGACTGTCTTCTGAGGGTCAGACGGTGATTGATTCGGTCAAGCTCAGCTCGTGATGGCGCCTTCCGAGGCGGACGAGACGTGTCTGGCATATTTCCCCATCACGCCTGAAGTGTAGCGTGGCACTGGGAGTTTGACCTTCTTCAGCCGAGCGGCGATTTCTCGCTGCGAGAGGGCCACATCCAAACGGCGTTTGAGAACATCGAAGGTAATCGTGTCGCCATTCTTGACTGCCGCGATCGGCCCTCTCTTCGCGGCTTCAGGGGCGACGTGCCCGGCCATCAATCCATGAGTCGCTCCTGAGAAACGGCCATCGGTGAGTAAGGCCACGGAATCACCAAGGCCGGCGCCCACGATGGCAGCCGTCACGCCCAACATCTCGCGCATGCCTGGTCCTCCGGACGGACCTTCATACCGAATGACGACGACATCACCGGGCTCGATCTGCCCGGCTTTGACCGCCACAAAGGCATCCTCCTCCCGATCATAGACCTTTGCCCGTCCCTGGAACTTGGTCATCGAATGCCCGGCGACTTTCACCACGCACCCGTCCGGCGCCAAATTGCCCTTCAGAATGACAAGGCCGCCTGTCGCTTTGATGGGATGGGCGAGGGGACGCAAGACTTGCTGTCCCGGTGTTTCACGAGCGTGTGATGCCTCTTCACCGATTGTTCGACCGGTGACAGTGGGCTGATTCCCATGGAGGAGCCCGGCCTCGAGCAATCGATTGGCCACCAGAGTTGTGCCGCCTGCCGCATACAGATCGGCGGCAGCAAAGCGACCCCCTGGCTTGAGGTCGGCCAGCAAGGGGACTTTGCGATTGATCTTGTCGAAGTCGTCGATGCTCAGCTTGATCCCTGACTCACGGGCGATGGCGAGGAGATGCAGGACGGCATTCGTCGAGCCTCCGGTCGTGGCAACGGCGGCGATGGCGTTCTCCAAGGATCTTCGAGTAATAATCTGGCGAGGGCGTAGATTCTGCTTCACGAGCTCCATCACCATCTTGCCGCACTCAAAGGCGACATCGTCTTTGCGTCCGTCCATGGCGGGCACTCCGTTGCGACCCATCGGGGAAATGCCGAGGAATTCAAAGGCAATGGCCATCGTATTGGCGGTGAACTGACCGCCACAGGCCCCAGGCCCCGGGCACGCGTGGTCTTCCAAGTCCTTCAGCTCGGCATCGGTCATTTTTCCTGACGCATGTTTGCCGACGGCTTCAAAGACATCCTGAATGGTCACATCATGTCCTTGAAACTGTCCCGGCATGATCGAGCCGCCGTACAACATGAGCGACGGCAGGTTCAACCGAGCGAGAGCCATGACGGTTCCGGGGATGGTTTTGTCACAACCAGACAGGGCGACGACAGCGTCAAACAAGTGCCCGCGGGCGACGAGCTCGATCGAATCCGCGATGACCTCGCGGCTGATCAAGGACGCTTTCATCCCTTCGGTTCCCATCGAGATCCCATCGGACACCGCGATGGTGTTGTATTCGATCGGAGTCCCGCCGGCCGCTCGTATCCCGGCCTTCACTCGCTCAGAAAGCCGCCGTAAGTGAAAATTGCACGGCATGACCTCGATCCAGGTATTGGCCACGCCAACGAGGGGCTTCGACAGGTCGTCATCCGTAAAACCCACGGCTTTTAACATGGCTCTGGCCGGCGCACGGCCGGCCCCAACCAAAAGATCATGACTCTGTAGCTTCACTGCTTTCTGCATAGGTGTTCGTAGTCCCATTACTGCGCTGACATGTTGCTGGGTGGAGTTGGGGGCGCGGCTTCATGGGGATTCTTGCCGTGCGGGTTGGCCCCGTGAGGAGAGGCACCATGCGGATTCGTGCCGTACGGCATCGCGCCTCCATGGGGGGTGCCATGGCCCTTGGGCTGACCCATCATCTTGGTGTGCTCGGACTGTTCCTTCGCTCGTTGTTCCGGAGTCAGCAAACTCATCACCTCGCGACGGGTCTTGATGGATGTCATCCGCAGCCCGACTTGCAGATCTTCACTTTGTCTCAGCTTGGTTTCGATCGCGGCGAGATCGGTCTGTTCATTGTCGGTCAGCGCCTTGAGTTCACGCTCTGTGATTTGGATGTCGGCTTCGGCCTTGATCCGTGCTTTGTCAAGATTGAGCTGGATGTCTTTCAGTTTGGCGACCTGATCCGCCGTAAGCCCAATGTCCTTGTCGTGCTTGAGCAGATGTCGGATCAGGTGGCCGGTCCCGCTATGCATCATTCCCTTGCCATAACCATGAGCACCGCCGTGACCGCCTCCAGCATGACCATAGCTCGGATCATTGGCCCACAGACTAGGCATGTCCACTGTCAACAGAC
Coding sequences within:
- a CDS encoding Spy/CpxP family protein refolding chaperone encodes the protein MISLTKTTAAFVVASACLLTVDMPSLWANDPSYGHAGGGHGGAHGYGKGMMHSGTGHLIRHLLKHDKDIGLTADQVAKLKDIQLNLDKARIKAEADIQITERELKALTDNEQTDLAAIETKLRQSEDLQVGLRMTSIKTRREVMSLLTPEQRAKEQSEHTKMMGQPKGHGTPHGGAMPYGTNPHGASPHGANPHGKNPHEAAPPTPPSNMSAQ
- the ilvD gene encoding dihydroxy-acid dehydratase, which encodes MQKAVKLQSHDLLVGAGRAPARAMLKAVGFTDDDLSKPLVGVANTWIEVMPCNFHLRRLSERVKAGIRAAGGTPIEYNTIAVSDGISMGTEGMKASLISREVIADSIELVARGHLFDAVVALSGCDKTIPGTVMALARLNLPSLMLYGGSIMPGQFQGHDVTIQDVFEAVGKHASGKMTDAELKDLEDHACPGPGACGGQFTANTMAIAFEFLGISPMGRNGVPAMDGRKDDVAFECGKMVMELVKQNLRPRQIITRRSLENAIAAVATTGGSTNAVLHLLAIARESGIKLSIDDFDKINRKVPLLADLKPGGRFAAADLYAAGGTTLVANRLLEAGLLHGNQPTVTGRTIGEEASHARETPGQQVLRPLAHPIKATGGLVILKGNLAPDGCVVKVAGHSMTKFQGRAKVYDREEDAFVAVKAGQIEPGDVVVIRYEGPSGGPGMREMLGVTAAIVGAGLGDSVALLTDGRFSGATHGLMAGHVAPEAAKRGPIAAVKNGDTITFDVLKRRLDVALSQREIAARLKKVKLPVPRYTSGVMGKYARHVSSASEGAITS